The Longimicrobiales bacterium nucleotide sequence AACCGACAACTGCCCCGATGAGGGACTCGAGCCATTCGATTCCTCCCGGGAAGGACGCCATCCCAAAGCCGATCACCGCCCCGCCTAATGAGAACTGATCTGGAATGATGAAGAAGCGCGCGTCCGAAACTGCGATGCCGAAGAGTATCGTGAGGAAAACCGCCCCCCGAAGCGCTTCCGGCGTGGGGCCATGCGCGGCGAACACACCCGCCCACATGAGGCCCGTCGCAAACTCCACCAACGGGTACTGCACGGAGATCGGCTCTGAACAAAACCGACATCTACCCCGCAGAATCACCCAACTCAGCACGGGAACATTGTCGAACCACTGGACGGGTTCGAGGCACTTCGGACACCTCGATCCTGGCGACACAATCGATTCGTCGATCGGCCAGCGCAGCGAGCAGACGTTCAGAAACGACCCTAACAACAGGCCGAACAGCCCCGCCACGACGGCTACGAGCCAACCTTCGATCACCCTTTGTACTCCTGTGTCAGCTCAAAAAGAAGGACTGCTCCTGCCATCCCCACGTTAAGGGACTCCGTGGCGCCGGGCATGGGAACCGATACTACCCCCGCAGCAGCTTCTAGGATCTCAGGCCTGACACCGGCTCCCTCATTTCCCACCGCAAGTGCGAATCGTTGCCGCTCCCTCCATTCCCGCACGCTTCGTCCTGCACTGTCCGCGACCAAGACAGGTACGCCCTCCTCACTCAGCGCCGGCAGCACTTCTTCCCATCTCGCGTGAACCACAGGCATGGTGAAAACAGCGCCCGCCGAAGCTCTTACTGCCTTGGCACTCCAGACGTCCACAGTGCCGTCGAGCGCGATCACCCCGTCCACGGCAAAACCACGTGCCGCTCGAACGAGGGTGCCGACGTTCCCCGGGTCCTGGATCGCGTCGAGTATCAAGCAACGCGAAGCTTGCACAACTTCAGAGAGATCCGTGACCGGTTGTTTCACGACCAGCAGCACCCCCTGATGATGCTCCGTGTCCGACAACTCACTCAAATCACGATCGCCGACCTCGACGAGCTCCGCGCCGGAGTCACCTAAGATATCGGCCAAATCCTGCCCCCCGGTCAGCTCACCGAGGCGTGGGGTCGTCACAGCGAAGCGCACTTCCATACGCGCCATCAAAGCCTCGCGGGCCGCTCGCACGCCCTCGACCACAACGAGTCCCTCTCGGACTCTGCTCTTCCGCGTCCCTAACCGACGGACCAAACGGCTACGCTCTTGGCTCAACGCCATCACTGCACCAACCTTCCGCATCGTCCACCCTCGTCCGACCACGTATGATCGAACCACAACTGCCTGTCGCGCTCACCATCGCTGGAAGCGATAGCGGGGGCGGAGCCGGCATTCAGGCGGATCTCAAGACGTTCCACCAATTTGGTGTCTTCGGGACATGCGCCGTCACTGCGATCACTGCTCAGAATACGGTCGGGGTCCAGTCGATCCACAGCGTGCCTGTTTCCGAGGTCCGAGCCCAAATCGACGCGGTGG carries:
- a CDS encoding RNA methyltransferase yields the protein MRKVGAVMALSQERSRLVRRLGTRKSRVREGLVVVEGVRAAREALMARMEVRFAVTTPRLGELTGGQDLADILGDSGAELVEVGDRDLSELSDTEHHQGVLLVVKQPVTDLSEVVQASRCLILDAIQDPGNVGTLVRAARGFAVDGVIALDGTVDVWSAKAVRASAGAVFTMPVVHARWEEVLPALSEEGVPVLVADSAGRSVREWRERQRFALAVGNEGAGVRPEILEAAAGVVSVPMPGATESLNVGMAGAVLLFELTQEYKG
- a CDS encoding prepilin peptidase; its protein translation is MIEGWLVAVVAGLFGLLLGSFLNVCSLRWPIDESIVSPGSRCPKCLEPVQWFDNVPVLSWVILRGRCRFCSEPISVQYPLVEFATGLMWAGVFAAHGPTPEALRGAVFLTILFGIAVSDARFFIIPDQFSLGGAVIGFGMASFPGGIEWLESLIGAVVGYGVLWFVGLAGTWVIKKVWPGRLEEAGVDQAMGGGDIKMMMMVGAFVGVWGVGLTIFLGSILALMVFGPIASFSKRLIPLGVFLAAAAAIVYGWGDLMVGWYLTQVVGLPG